From Streptomyces sp. TLI_105, the proteins below share one genomic window:
- a CDS encoding nitrate- and nitrite sensing domain-containing protein codes for MRRSKESSAEQETRGNFTPPSRTAMSPADVPVTPPPVEAPKGSSSKLSPRNWRVPTRLNAILCIPVLTGLVMGSFQVKSAIDTWQEAQDAEKTALIVRAASEYGTALLNERDLTAGPLLVAKTPEDRKVDEVTRAYAATDSAKSKFDEAVKNMPSGQGLERRLRLFQDEEPKLETLRKAAYTRSLDPVNTQLGYTSVQHYLMEFSNELGLGTGNITSYGRTVYAIQLSKGAESLQRSIGTQLLVRPSHDEAVFAQQSVAFNSYNYLEQIALGEFSSGGLPEDVDLLKKVMAGKAADGEKRMAAAGIELPKGKDGSVYSGVASQIGTAKGSDGIKELKGKGITPETWMAVATAKFDGYSEVEKTLVDKAVTEAAAISDEAKRDAWVNGGIVVVALLAAFILAGMMARQMSRSMRELRNAAFGIAEQRLPMLVDQLSRTEPGRVDTRVQPIPIDSQDEIGEVARAFDQVHREAVRLAAEQAMLRGNVNAIFTNLSRRNQSLIEGQLTLITDLENNEADPDQLENLFKLDHLATRMRRNGENLLVLAGEEPGRRWDQPVPLVDVMRAASSEVEQYERIELAGVPEAEIHGQAVTDLVHLLAELLENATTFSSPQTKVRVTATRLPDGRVMVEIHDKGIGLTAEDFADINHKLANPPTVDAAVSQRMGLFVVGRLADRHGIRVQLRPSGEQAGTTSLVMLPDAITHGGGGEQPLQDDFTVSQIIPQQQQQNAFESAAPQPMLTAADLGFDDSRYEQPAEEERQLDPVNRSLQREGRRAALEAQAQGGDRPLFRDETEPAEQYGQGQEYDQGQEYGQQQAQEYPAEQYPAQEYGQEYAAGYPQQDGFQQQDAYPQQEGYAYPQQGYEAYPQQGYAEASYETSGTEHQQYGNAFDPQPHQAEWSDQNAYQGGYGQDFGAEPESAPSAPEQAPERVGFDRPGPTASPAPDAGHALTDAGLPRRGSVAPQTQQVPQQAPQQPKPAQPVQQQDAAHGSDEWRSTNDERWQRAGKLKDPKAGGVTSSGLPRRVPKANLVEGTAEQTPQGGPQVSRAPEDVRGRLSNLRRGVQQGRSAGTDTNGSGLGPGSTYNQER; via the coding sequence GTGAGGCGAAGCAAGGAAAGCTCCGCGGAGCAGGAGACGCGGGGCAACTTCACGCCGCCGTCGCGTACGGCGATGTCGCCCGCGGACGTGCCCGTGACGCCGCCCCCCGTGGAGGCTCCCAAGGGCAGCTCCAGCAAGCTCTCGCCGCGCAACTGGCGGGTGCCCACCCGGCTGAACGCGATCCTTTGCATACCCGTGCTCACCGGCCTCGTCATGGGCAGCTTCCAGGTCAAGTCGGCCATCGACACCTGGCAGGAGGCGCAGGACGCCGAGAAGACGGCGCTCATCGTGCGCGCCGCCTCGGAGTACGGCACCGCCCTGCTCAACGAGCGCGACCTCACCGCCGGCCCCCTGCTGGTCGCGAAGACCCCCGAGGACCGCAAGGTCGACGAGGTCACCCGGGCGTACGCCGCGACCGACTCCGCCAAGTCCAAGTTCGACGAGGCCGTCAAGAACATGCCGTCGGGCCAGGGCCTGGAGCGTCGTCTGCGGCTCTTCCAGGACGAGGAGCCGAAGCTGGAGACGCTGCGCAAGGCCGCGTACACCCGCTCCCTCGACCCGGTGAACACCCAGCTCGGCTACACGAGCGTGCAGCACTACCTGATGGAGTTCTCCAACGAGCTCGGTCTGGGCACCGGGAACATCACCAGCTACGGCCGCACCGTCTACGCGATCCAGCTCTCGAAGGGCGCGGAGTCCCTCCAGCGCTCCATCGGCACCCAGCTCCTGGTCCGGCCCAGCCACGACGAGGCCGTCTTCGCCCAGCAGTCCGTGGCGTTCAACTCGTACAACTACCTGGAGCAGATCGCCCTCGGCGAGTTCAGCTCCGGTGGTCTGCCCGAGGACGTCGACCTCCTCAAGAAGGTCATGGCCGGCAAGGCCGCCGACGGCGAGAAGCGGATGGCCGCGGCCGGCATCGAGCTCCCCAAGGGCAAGGACGGCTCCGTCTACTCCGGCGTCGCCTCCCAGATCGGCACCGCCAAGGGCTCCGACGGCATCAAGGAGCTGAAGGGCAAGGGCATCACGCCCGAGACCTGGATGGCCGTCGCCACCGCCAAGTTCGACGGCTACAGCGAGGTCGAGAAGACCCTCGTCGACAAGGCCGTGACCGAGGCCGCCGCCATCTCCGACGAGGCCAAGAGGGACGCCTGGGTCAACGGCGGCATCGTCGTCGTCGCCCTGCTCGCCGCCTTCATCCTGGCCGGGATGATGGCCCGCCAGATGAGCCGCTCGATGCGCGAGCTGCGGAACGCCGCCTTCGGCATCGCCGAGCAGCGCCTGCCGATGCTGGTCGACCAGCTCTCCCGCACGGAGCCGGGCCGCGTCGACACCCGCGTCCAGCCCATCCCGATCGACTCGCAGGACGAGATCGGCGAGGTCGCCCGCGCCTTCGACCAGGTCCACCGCGAGGCCGTCCGGCTCGCCGCCGAGCAGGCCATGCTCCGCGGCAACGTCAACGCGATCTTCACGAACCTCTCGCGCCGCAACCAGTCGCTGATCGAGGGCCAGCTGACCCTCATCACCGACCTGGAGAACAACGAGGCCGACCCGGACCAGCTGGAGAACCTCTTCAAGCTGGACCACCTGGCCACCCGTATGCGCCGCAACGGCGAGAACCTCCTCGTCCTCGCCGGCGAGGAGCCGGGCCGCCGCTGGGACCAGCCGGTCCCGCTGGTCGACGTCATGCGCGCCGCCTCCTCCGAGGTGGAGCAGTACGAGCGCATCGAGCTGGCCGGCGTCCCGGAGGCCGAGATCCACGGCCAGGCCGTGACCGACCTCGTGCACCTGCTCGCCGAGCTCCTGGAGAACGCCACCACGTTCTCCTCCCCCCAGACCAAGGTCCGCGTCACCGCGACCCGTCTGCCCGACGGCCGCGTGATGGTCGAGATCCACGACAAGGGCATCGGCCTCACCGCCGAGGACTTCGCGGACATCAACCACAAGCTGGCCAACCCGCCCACCGTGGACGCCGCCGTCTCGCAGCGCATGGGCCTCTTCGTGGTCGGCCGGCTCGCCGACCGGCACGGCATCCGGGTCCAGCTCCGCCCCTCGGGCGAGCAGGCCGGGACGACCTCGCTGGTCATGCTGCCGGACGCGATCACGCACGGCGGTGGCGGCGAGCAGCCGCTCCAGGACGACTTCACCGTCTCGCAGATCATCCCGCAGCAACAGCAGCAGAACGCCTTCGAGAGCGCCGCGCCGCAGCCGATGCTCACCGCGGCCGACCTCGGCTTCGACGACTCGCGCTACGAGCAGCCGGCCGAGGAGGAGCGCCAGCTCGACCCGGTCAACCGCTCGCTCCAGCGCGAAGGGCGGCGTGCCGCCCTGGAGGCCCAGGCGCAGGGCGGCGACCGTCCGCTCTTCCGCGACGAGACGGAGCCTGCGGAGCAGTACGGCCAGGGCCAGGAGTACGACCAGGGCCAGGAGTACGGGCAGCAGCAGGCCCAGGAGTACCCGGCGGAGCAGTACCCGGCGCAGGAGTACGGCCAGGAGTACGCGGCCGGCTACCCGCAGCAGGACGGCTTCCAGCAGCAGGACGCCTACCCGCAGCAGGAGGGCTACGCCTACCCGCAGCAGGGTTACGAGGCGTACCCGCAGCAGGGCTATGCGGAAGCCTCGTACGAGACCTCGGGAACCGAACACCAGCAGTACGGCAATGCGTTCGATCCCCAGCCCCACCAGGCAGAGTGGTCGGATCAGAACGCTTACCAGGGTGGCTACGGACAGGATTTCGGAGCGGAACCGGAATCTGCTCCGAGCGCTCCCGAACAGGCCCCCGAGCGCGTAGGCTTCGACCGTCCGGGCCCGACCGCGAGTCCCGCCCCGGACGCCGGACACGCGCTGACCGACGCCGGTCTGCCGCGCCGCGGCAGCGTCGCCCCGCAGACGCAGCAGGTGCCGCAGCAGGCGCCGCAGCAGCCGAAGCCCGCGCAGCCGGTGCAGCAGCAAGACGCAGCCCACGGCTCCGACGAATGGCGCTCGACCAACGACGAGCGCTGGCAGCGGGCCGGAAAGCTCAAGGACCCCAAGGCGGGCGGGGTCACCTCGTCCGGTCTCCCCCGGCGGGTCCCGAAGGCCAACCTGGTCGAGGGGACGGCTGAGCAGACCCCGCAGGGCGGCCCCCAGGTCTCCCGCGCACCCGAGGACGTACGGGGCAGGTTGAGCAACCTGCGCCGGGGCGTCCAGCAGGGGCGCAGCGCGGGAACGGACACGAACGGATCGGGCCTCGGCCCGGGCAGTACCTACAACCAGGAGCGTTAG
- a CDS encoding roadblock/LC7 domain-containing protein, with amino-acid sequence MSQAAQNLNWLITNFVDNTPGVSHTVVVSADGLLLAMSEGFPRDRADQLAAVASGLTSLTAGASRIFEGGAVNQTVVEMERGFLFIMSISDGSSLAVLAHPEADIGLVGYEMALLVDRAGTVLTPDLRAELQGSLLN; translated from the coding sequence ATGAGCCAGGCGGCGCAGAATCTGAACTGGTTGATCACCAACTTCGTGGACAACACCCCCGGGGTGTCGCACACGGTGGTGGTCTCCGCCGACGGACTCCTGCTGGCGATGTCCGAGGGGTTCCCCCGTGACCGCGCCGACCAGCTGGCGGCCGTCGCTTCCGGACTGACCTCGCTGACCGCGGGCGCGTCCCGGATCTTCGAGGGTGGTGCGGTCAACCAGACCGTGGTGGAGATGGAGCGCGGCTTCCTCTTCATCATGTCGATCTCGGACGGCTCCTCGCTGGCCGTGCTCGCCCACCCGGAGGCCGACATCGGTCTCGTGGGCTACGAGATGGCTCTGCTCGTGGATCGCGCGGGCACGGTTCTGACCCCCGACCTGCGGGCGGAACTTCAGGGAAGTCTTCTCAACTAA
- a CDS encoding DUF742 domain-containing protein produces the protein MGTPPGASPYNGYDAHQAPLGDTAQNNRFNFPSAPSRQGVSQPYAQPQVPSAAGSPSASRGAAGGSGGHNPLVRPYAMTGGRTRPRYQLAIEALVSTTADPARLQGQLPEHQRICRLCFEIKSVAEISALLSIPLGVARILVADLAEAGLVAIHQPGGDEAAGGQPDVTLLERVLSGLRKL, from the coding sequence GTGGGTACACCGCCGGGCGCGAGCCCCTACAACGGTTATGACGCGCACCAGGCGCCCCTGGGCGACACCGCGCAGAACAACCGGTTCAACTTTCCCTCCGCCCCGAGCAGACAGGGCGTGTCGCAGCCCTACGCGCAGCCTCAGGTCCCGTCGGCCGCGGGTTCGCCGTCCGCCTCGCGCGGCGCCGCGGGCGGTTCCGGCGGCCACAACCCGCTGGTGCGTCCCTACGCCATGACCGGTGGCCGGACCCGGCCGCGTTACCAGCTCGCCATCGAGGCGCTGGTCAGTACGACGGCCGACCCGGCCCGGCTGCAGGGGCAGTTGCCCGAGCACCAGCGGATCTGCCGGCTCTGCTTCGAGATCAAGTCGGTCGCGGAGATCTCGGCCCTTCTCTCCATTCCCCTCGGCGTCGCCCGAATCCTCGTCGCCGACCTGGCCGAGGCCGGACTCGTCGCCATCCACCAGCCCGGCGGCGACGAGGCCGCCGGCGGTCAGCCAGACGTGACACTGCTCGAAAGGGTGCTCAGTGGACTTCGCAAGCTCTAG
- a CDS encoding ATP/GTP-binding protein, giving the protein MDFASSSGGAARSTTSAKIVVAGGFGVGKTTFVGAVSEINPLRTEAVMTSASAGIDDLTHTGDKTTTTVAMDFGRITLDQDLILYLFGTPGQDRFWFMWDDLVRGAIGAVVLVDTRRLADCFPAVDYFENSGLPFVIALNGFDGNQPYQPEEVREALQIGPDTPIITTDARHRADAKSALITLVEHALMARLR; this is encoded by the coding sequence GTGGACTTCGCAAGCTCTAGCGGCGGCGCGGCCCGTTCAACCACCAGCGCGAAGATCGTGGTGGCGGGCGGCTTCGGCGTGGGCAAGACCACGTTCGTCGGCGCCGTCTCGGAGATCAACCCGCTGCGTACCGAAGCCGTCATGACCTCCGCGTCCGCGGGCATCGACGACCTCACCCACACCGGCGACAAGACGACGACGACCGTCGCCATGGACTTCGGCCGCATCACCCTCGACCAGGACCTGATCCTGTACCTCTTCGGTACCCCGGGTCAGGACCGCTTCTGGTTCATGTGGGACGACCTCGTCCGCGGCGCCATCGGCGCCGTCGTCCTGGTCGACACCCGCCGCCTCGCCGACTGCTTCCCCGCCGTCGACTACTTCGAGAACAGCGGCCTCCCCTTCGTCATCGCCCTCAACGGCTTCGACGGCAACCAGCCCTACCAGCCGGAAGAGGTCCGCGAGGCCCTCCAGATCGGCCCCGACACCCCCATCATCACCACCGACGCCCGCCACCGCGCCGACGCCAAGAGCGCCCTCATCACGCTCGTCGAGCACGCCCTCATGGCACGCCTGCGGTAG
- a CDS encoding acyl-CoA carboxylase subunit epsilon: MTSPANLLRVEKGTADPEELAAITAVLLARAASQPAEETHRGRTQAGWRRLEREHGFRAPHSWR, translated from the coding sequence GTGACCAGCCCCGCCAACCTTCTCCGCGTCGAGAAGGGCACCGCCGACCCCGAGGAGCTCGCCGCCATCACGGCCGTGCTGCTCGCCCGCGCCGCCTCCCAGCCCGCCGAGGAGACCCACCGCGGCCGCACCCAGGCCGGCTGGCGCCGCCTGGAGCGCGAACACGGCTTCCGCGCGCCCCACAGCTGGCGCTGA
- a CDS encoding acyl-CoA carboxylase subunit beta: protein MTVVDQIPSEPADARGRVAELHVLREQALRGPSERATEAQHAKGKLTARERIELLLDPGSFSEVEQLRRHRAQGFGLEAKKPYTDGVITGWGTVEGRTVFVYAHDFRIFGGALGEAHATKIHKIMDMAIAAGAPLVSLNDGAGARIQEGVSALAGYGGIFQRNTKASGVIPQISVMLGPCAGGAAYSPALTDFVFMVRETSQMFITGPDVVKAVTGEEITQNGLGGADVHAETSGVAHFAYDDEETCIAEVRYLLSMLPQNNRENPPTVASEDPADRRSDVLLDLVPADGNRPYDMHKVIEELVDDGDYLEIHERWARNIICALGRLDGQVVGIVANQPQSLAGVLDIEASEKAARFVQMCDAFNIPIITLLDVPGFLPGVDQEHGGIIRHGAKLLYAYCNATVPRISLILRKAYGGAYIVMDSQSIGADLTYAWPTNEIAVMGAEGAANVIFRKQIAEAEDPDAMRARMVKEYKAELMHPYYAAERGLVDDVIDPADTRQVLVKSLAMLRTKHADLPSRKHGNPPQ, encoded by the coding sequence ATGACCGTTGTGGACCAGATCCCGAGCGAGCCCGCTGACGCCCGTGGCCGAGTGGCCGAGCTGCACGTCCTGCGCGAGCAGGCGCTGCGTGGCCCGAGTGAGCGCGCCACCGAGGCCCAGCACGCGAAGGGCAAGCTGACGGCGCGTGAGCGCATCGAGCTGCTGCTCGATCCTGGTTCCTTCAGCGAGGTCGAGCAGCTGCGCCGGCACCGCGCGCAGGGCTTCGGCCTGGAGGCGAAGAAGCCGTACACCGACGGTGTCATCACCGGCTGGGGCACGGTGGAGGGCCGCACGGTCTTCGTCTACGCGCACGACTTCCGGATCTTCGGCGGCGCCCTGGGCGAGGCCCACGCCACCAAGATCCACAAGATCATGGACATGGCCATCGCGGCCGGTGCGCCGCTGGTCTCCCTGAACGACGGCGCCGGCGCCCGGATCCAGGAGGGCGTCTCAGCCCTCGCCGGCTACGGCGGCATCTTCCAGCGCAACACCAAGGCCTCCGGTGTCATCCCGCAGATCTCGGTGATGCTCGGCCCGTGCGCCGGCGGCGCCGCCTACAGCCCGGCGCTGACCGACTTCGTCTTCATGGTCCGCGAGACCTCGCAGATGTTCATCACCGGTCCGGACGTCGTCAAGGCGGTCACCGGCGAGGAGATCACCCAGAACGGCCTCGGCGGCGCCGACGTGCACGCCGAGACCTCCGGCGTCGCGCACTTCGCGTACGACGACGAGGAGACCTGCATCGCCGAGGTCCGCTACCTCCTGTCGATGCTCCCGCAGAACAACCGCGAGAACCCGCCGACCGTCGCCTCCGAGGACCCGGCCGACCGCCGCTCGGACGTGCTGCTCGACCTGGTGCCCGCCGACGGCAACCGCCCGTACGACATGCACAAGGTCATCGAGGAGCTCGTCGACGACGGCGACTACCTGGAGATCCACGAGCGCTGGGCCCGCAACATCATCTGCGCGCTCGGCCGCCTCGACGGTCAGGTCGTCGGCATCGTCGCCAACCAGCCCCAGTCGCTGGCCGGCGTCCTCGACATCGAGGCCTCCGAGAAGGCCGCGCGCTTCGTCCAGATGTGCGACGCCTTCAACATCCCGATCATCACCCTTCTGGACGTACCCGGCTTCCTGCCCGGCGTCGACCAGGAGCACGGTGGAATCATCAGGCACGGCGCGAAGCTGCTGTACGCGTACTGCAACGCGACCGTGCCCCGGATCTCCCTGATCCTGCGCAAGGCCTACGGCGGCGCCTACATCGTGATGGACTCCCAGTCCATCGGCGCCGACCTGACGTACGCCTGGCCCACCAACGAAATCGCGGTCATGGGCGCCGAAGGCGCCGCCAACGTCATCTTCCGCAAGCAGATCGCCGAGGCCGAGGACCCCGACGCCATGCGGGCCCGCATGGTCAAGGAGTACAAGGCCGAACTGATGCATCCCTACTACGCGGCCGAGCGCGGCCTGGTCGACGACGTCATCGACCCCGCCGACACCCGCCAGGTACTCGTCAAGTCCCTCGCGATGCTCCGCACCAAGCACGCCGACCTGCCGTCCCGCAAGCACGGCAACCCGCCTCAGTAA
- a CDS encoding polysaccharide lyase 8 family protein — translation MPLWSRRTFLSTTAAAAAALALPPSAHAADPAVPAASADSADEFEALRLRWLDLQLGSGFDAGAEPYAGRLAETGTLARAFRASMAATPASLWPDAPFDPPAGITQSYSRLWTMTQAYVQPGTGLTGDETLLADVLRGLDHLSATVYRAGAPRYGNWWEWQIGSPRLLMDIVAALHPRLGAERVAAACAAVDHFVPDSVLRSYTGTSTGANRVDLCRSVALRGVLGANPAKIALARDALSPVFPYVTQGDGLYADGSFVQHTWVAYSGTYGQVMLDGLGRLFTLLAGSSWAVTDPNRQIVLDSVEKAYAPFIYDGLMMDSVNGRAISRGYLRNDDRRIMRSDHFHGQGVIAAIALLAGGASAAERDRWHARVKGWIERDTVSPVLAARQFGVADLARLHAVAAAPVPAAPEPTGHRLFPAMDRAVHRRPGWAANISMASNRITYYECGNGENPRGWHTGAGMLSWWTPGLGDQYTDWFWPTVDPYRLPGTTVSTRRLADRAGGEWGAPRPAVRWVGGTTDGEYAAVGQHLKGLGSTLEARKSWFCTADAVVCLGAGITATDGVPVETVVDNRLLGEEGTQSFTTGDGWAHLDGHGGWVFPQGAGNLRTLREDRTGAWSDINTTSSTERRTRRYQTLWLDHGTDPAAASYAYLLMPGASPRTLAARAADPDWLHVLDNTAERQAIAVPSLGLTAANLWQAGTVGPLTVTAPASVLVRRRRSVLDLRVSEPLRTGQPLELVWNRPVRRVVRHDPSVEVLATGSSLRLRITPGTGGATHGCEVLL, via the coding sequence CTGCCCCTCTGGTCCCGCCGCACCTTCCTGAGCACGACGGCGGCGGCCGCGGCCGCCCTCGCGCTGCCCCCCTCCGCCCACGCGGCGGACCCGGCCGTCCCGGCCGCCTCGGCCGACTCGGCCGACGAGTTCGAGGCCCTGCGGCTCCGCTGGCTCGACCTCCAGCTCGGCTCCGGCTTCGACGCCGGGGCCGAGCCCTACGCCGGCCGGCTCGCCGAGACGGGCACGCTCGCGCGTGCCTTCCGCGCGAGCATGGCCGCCACCCCCGCCTCGCTCTGGCCCGACGCCCCCTTCGACCCGCCGGCCGGCATCACCCAGAGCTACAGCCGCCTGTGGACCATGACCCAGGCGTACGTCCAGCCCGGCACCGGCCTCACCGGCGACGAGACCCTGCTCGCCGACGTGCTGCGCGGCCTCGACCACCTCTCCGCCACGGTCTACCGGGCGGGCGCCCCGCGCTACGGCAACTGGTGGGAGTGGCAGATAGGCAGCCCCCGCCTCCTCATGGACATCGTGGCCGCGCTCCACCCCCGTCTCGGCGCCGAGCGCGTCGCCGCCGCCTGCGCCGCCGTCGACCACTTCGTGCCCGACTCGGTCCTGCGGAGCTACACCGGCACCTCCACCGGCGCCAACCGCGTCGACCTCTGCCGCTCCGTCGCCCTGCGCGGCGTCCTCGGCGCGAACCCCGCCAAGATCGCCCTCGCCCGCGACGCCCTCTCGCCCGTCTTCCCGTACGTCACCCAGGGCGACGGCCTCTACGCCGACGGCTCCTTCGTCCAGCACACCTGGGTCGCCTACTCCGGCACCTACGGTCAGGTCATGCTCGACGGCCTCGGCCGGCTCTTCACCCTCCTCGCCGGCTCCAGCTGGGCCGTCACCGACCCGAACCGGCAGATCGTCCTCGACAGCGTCGAGAAGGCCTACGCGCCCTTCATCTACGACGGCCTGATGATGGACAGCGTCAACGGGCGCGCCATCAGCCGCGGATACCTCAGGAACGACGACCGGCGGATCATGCGCTCCGACCACTTCCACGGCCAGGGCGTCATCGCGGCCATCGCCCTCCTCGCGGGCGGGGCGTCCGCCGCCGAGCGGGACCGGTGGCACGCGCGCGTGAAGGGGTGGATCGAGCGCGACACCGTCTCCCCGGTCCTCGCCGCCCGCCAGTTCGGCGTCGCCGACCTCGCCCGGCTGCACGCCGTGGCCGCGGCCCCCGTCCCGGCCGCCCCGGAGCCCACCGGCCACCGGCTCTTCCCCGCCATGGACCGGGCCGTCCACCGCCGCCCCGGCTGGGCCGCCAACATCTCCATGGCCTCGAACCGGATCACGTACTACGAGTGCGGAAACGGCGAGAACCCGCGCGGCTGGCACACCGGTGCCGGGATGCTCTCCTGGTGGACCCCGGGCCTCGGCGACCAGTACACCGACTGGTTCTGGCCCACCGTCGACCCGTACCGCCTCCCCGGCACCACCGTCTCCACCAGGCGGCTCGCCGACCGGGCGGGCGGCGAGTGGGGCGCGCCCCGGCCGGCCGTCCGCTGGGTCGGCGGGACCACCGACGGCGAGTACGCGGCCGTCGGCCAGCACCTCAAGGGCCTCGGATCCACCCTGGAGGCCCGCAAGTCCTGGTTCTGCACGGCGGACGCGGTCGTCTGCCTGGGTGCCGGGATCACCGCGACCGACGGCGTGCCCGTCGAGACGGTCGTCGACAACCGCCTCCTCGGGGAGGAAGGCACCCAGTCCTTCACCACCGGCGACGGCTGGGCGCACCTGGACGGCCACGGCGGCTGGGTCTTCCCGCAGGGGGCCGGGAACCTCCGCACCCTGCGCGAGGACCGCACCGGAGCCTGGAGCGACATCAACACCACCAGCTCCACCGAGCGCCGGACCCGCCGCTACCAGACCCTCTGGTTGGACCACGGCACCGATCCGGCCGCCGCCTCGTACGCGTACCTCCTGATGCCGGGCGCCTCCCCGCGGACGCTCGCCGCCCGCGCCGCCGACCCCGACTGGCTGCACGTTCTCGACAACACCGCCGAGCGGCAGGCGATCGCCGTCCCGTCCCTCGGGCTGACCGCCGCGAACCTCTGGCAGGCCGGTACGGTGGGACCGCTCACGGTCACCGCGCCCGCGAGCGTCCTCGTCCGGCGCCGCCGCTCCGTCCTGGACCTGAGGGTCTCCGAGCCGCTGCGCACGGGGCAGCCGCTGGAGCTGGTGTGGAACCGTCCGGTCCGCCGGGTGGTCCGCCACGACCCCTCGGTGGAGGTCCTCGCCACCGGGTCCTCGCTGCGGCTGCGGATCACCCCGGGAACCGGGGGAGCGACCCACGGTTGCGAGGTTCTGCTCTAG